The Brienomyrus brachyistius isolate T26 unplaced genomic scaffold, BBRACH_0.4 scaffold1404, whole genome shotgun sequence genome includes the window TGAGGATCCAGTGGGGATTGATGGTCAGTGTGACACTGACGTACTAAAAAAACATCTTAGAATTAATTTATCTTCCTTATTTTTGAAGATGCAGGCAATCCTACATGTCTCAAACACAGCTACCCAAGAAATAGTGGAGCATTTAAATCAGGTCTGCTTCTTATCTCGGCCTTTGATCAAGGAGGCAATTAGAGATATATTGCAGAAAAATGGTTGCAATGTGGCAGAATCTGCACTGGATGAAGTTGTAAGTGCTGTTATGGATTCCAATGTTATATTTACTAGTACTTCTAAAGGTGCAGAGTTATCCACATCCAAGCGCAGAAAAGTCTTTTTCGAGCACAACTATCCATGTGTAATGCCAGTCGAgtatcagctggagcaacgtggACATACCACAATGTATGTTCCTATTCTTCAAATGATTCAGGAGTTGTTTAAAAACACAGACATTCTAAAAATGATTACTGATCCAAATACCAATTCTGGTCAATATGCCTCATGCTACAATGGCTCATATTTCcttgaaaatgaattattttcAACAGGTGATCTCATTTTACCACTCCAGTTATATATTGATGAGCTTGAAATTGCCAACCCACTTGGCACATCACGTAAAATTCACAAACTTTGTGCTGTATACTGGGCACTTGCCAATATGTCACCAAAATACAGGTCAgcattacacaatatacagctaGCAATGCTTGCAAAAGTGACAGACCTCCAGAGGCATGGGTATGCAGCTGTACTTGCTCCATTATTACATGATGTTCATATTCTTGAACAGGATGGTGTTTTTATTGAACGACTTGGTCGCAATGTCAAAGGCACCATCTTTTGTGTGTCTGCTGACAATCTAGCTGCCCATGGATTAGGTGGCTTTGTGGAGTTATTTAAAGCAGGCTATGTTTGCAgattctgcttggccacaagagAACAGTTTCCAGCAACTGAAGCCAGGCAGTTTTCTCAAAGAACCAAAGATAGCCATGACCTTCATGTACAAAACATTCAGGAAAATGACGCTTCCTCCAACCACTTTGGTGTTAAAACAAGTTGTGTCTTGCGTGACTCCCTGGATTACTTTCATCCAGTCACAGGCTTTCCTCCAGATGTCCTGCATGATCTTCTAGAAGGCATAGTTCCTGTGGAGATTTCTCTCTGCATTAAGACCTTGATCCAGATGAAGTACTTCACTTTAGAGTATTTGAACCAAAAGATTGCATCATTCCCATATCAACATGCTGATAAAGTGGATAGGCCTCAACCAATTCCCAAAACATTTCTGTCTCGAGGAACGATAGGAgggaatggtcatgaaaatgctACTCTGCTCCGACTGCTTCCATTGCTTGTAGGCAGTGTTGTACCAGAAGGTAATGGTGCATGGACAGTTTTGATGGAACTGAAAGAGGTAGTGCAGTTAGCATTATGCCCATCATTTTCTGATGAAACCTTAGACTATTTTCAGTCCAAAATCAGCGATCATAAGCAAGTACTGCTGAAGACATTCCCAGAGTTTAGCCTTCGTCCTAAGCATCACTATGTGGAGCATTACCCCACCATGATCAAGTGCTATGGGCCCCTGGTGCATgtttggacaatgcgatttgaggcCAAACACCGTTTTTTTAAACGAGTGGTGCATGACGCTCAAAActtcaaaaatattttgaagACAATGGCAGTCAGACACCAACACATGATGGCATACCATCTTGCTGCCCCATCATTTTTCAAGCCAGAAACACAAGCATCCAGGGTTGACTCTGTTCTGGTTTCAGCTCTACCAGAAGTAGCTCAGCTACACATTAGAACACTAACAACTAGTGACACAATATACCAGACATCAAAGGTTACCATTGATGGCACACACTATGtctgtgaaatgtttttgtctgtCGGAGACAGTGGTGGACTACCTAGGTTCTGCAGAGTAGAGCACATCTACCTTGTCAATAGCACTGTTTCATTCCTTTGTTCTAATTATGATTGCTGGTATTTAGAACATCTTGGATCCTATGACCTTCCCAGACAAGTCTGTCAATCCACCTGAAGTCTGATCTCAACGATTCAGTCCCGCTCTCTGCATACGAGGTAGAAGGCTTGCTTCTGTTAACACCCAAGAGATTCATACAAATAAAACAGAACTGAGTCTAGCCAGTGGTGAGTAGTTTTTATTGAATTAATTACTATATTTGTATTACTGTTTATCTAGCAGCATATAATCTGTATATTTTAATAACCATTTATGCATGCCAATCTTTTGCTTTCCATTAGCATAATGGCAGATCTATCCCCACAACCCATGGTCCTTCGTGTTGTTGAACCAGACCGGGCTAGAAAATTAAAACTCTGTTCACGACCAGCCTCTATTGATGCACTGATTGCTGTTATAAAAGAACAGCTGGAAATAGACCTTGACTTCAGTTTAAAATATGAAGACCCCGACTTTGATGGAAAACTTACATCCCTCTCTGACATTGATGAGTTGCCACAGAAAGCGGTTGTGCATGTGTCTTTTGAGCAAGATTCCAGCTCTGTTGCCTCAACAGAAACAATCTCAAGTGTATCATCCTCAGAACGTGGGAGAAGATggccttcagtttttttttcaattcccACATTTTCTTTGGATGTTGAATTGAAACTTCGGGAAGGTAATACTGAATTTGAGAAGAACAACAAGTATCTTCAGTTAACAAGAGATGTAAAACATGACATTTTAGAAAAGCTAGCATCTGAGATGTATGGCTACAAGGCTTATCCCAGTGATAAGGAGATAGCAATGGTAGCTGAGGCTCTTGTGTTAAAATATCCTTGCTTGAAGGAAGCAGGATCTGAAACTGGCTGGAATGGATGGAAGAACAGCCTAAAGTTTAAGATGGGCAACTATAGGAGCAAGATGAGAAGGGCTGGATGTTCAGAGATCACAGTGAATGCTGGAAAAAGAAGTAGAATGAATCCTGACAATGAATCTTCACATTCAAATATTAAAAGACCCAAACGAGCGGAGGTAAACTTTCTGCCCAACTTTCCCCAAGGAGAAAATCCCTCAACCCTTGAACAGCTGAGGCAGAAAGTTGTTGATGAAATGAAGAAAGCTGAGAAGAACTTGCCGCTTATAAAAAAGATGATGCAAACCACATTTGCCCTGCGGCGACAAACCATAGTAAAGACATGCCCACCAGTGAAAGAGCTCATGGAACTCTGGCCTGCACTCAAAATGGAATCTGAGGTAATGTAGTAGCActttttcctgttatttctttttttgacaACATATACCACATTCAGGGGCTGTTTTCTGCCTTATGGATGGGTAGTGTATTTGCCAGATTCACATAGTTAATATGGCTgtgttgtctgtctgtctttgttttaaaatgtaggtGTATGCAGAGTTCCAACGGATTACAAACCAGAACCTGCCCAACACATTCTACTCTGAGCTTGACCGACATCTTCCTAGACTGATGACCCTGTTCAGACAGAAGGCAAGCAGAACCGGGAAGACGTCAGACGCTTTGACTGAAATCCTGAAAATCCATGATGAACAGGTAAAAATATTGTTATACCTATTTTATGGGTCTATTTCTTAAAGAGGAACATTGGAAAACATTTGAAAAGTTTGATGATTCAAATGAGCTTTCAATACAACAACTTGTCCAGGTTTTTTGGTATGTGTCTGATTTTGTATATCTGATTGTAATGTTTACCAGTAAATAAGTTATGTACAATTCTGTTTTTATCTCCTTTTATATAGGAGGTTCATGACATACACACCAAGCGTGTTACTGTTCTTCATGCCCTTCCTGTGTATCTACGTGAGGACGTCTCTGAGTTTTTCAAGACCTGCACagtaagttttattttattttttttaatctcacGACTATATTAAGTAAACAGTTCATATGAATACAGACATATTTACACGCTTACCCTTCCTCAGTCTTTCAAATCACATAGTTTGTGTGATTTGAAGAGATTAGAAGCGATTTTTCTTTgacctcactgtaaaaaaaaaaaaaactttggtaCTAGATAATTTTGATTAAAGCaaagtgtttttataggtttttttAGCATAGTATCAATTTCTTGTTTACTGGTAGCTTAGCTGGGTCCTGTAGAACACTGATCTTCTGTTTAAAATCATACTGTAGTTTGTTCACACAACAATTAAAATCATTAAACTTTCTGTCAGTTGGTCTGAAGCAATATTGTTTGTTAAATCTCATGACTAACTAAATGCCTTTATCTTTGCACTAAACCTGCTGTAAATATTTTTGTCAAAAATCTTAATAAAAAATCTTTAATCCTTTTAtatccattttattttgtaggacACATCTGATGAGCCTGACCTTTTAGATGTTTCAGTAGCCCTCCTCACAGTCGTCAAAGATAATGACACAGGTCCAGTTCACTTCCAGCCTGTGAAAATCTCTGTTGTCATTGAAAGCGAGATTGTGGGCAACCTCCCCAGATTTGCTGATGCCGTCCTGGTAATGTTTGGACTGATCTATGCACTACACCTCAGCTATCCCAGGGGACTGACCAACACTTTTGAATTCATTCAGAAGATTTTACTTGGTCTTGACGATGGTAAACTGTCACCCAAGTTACAGAGTCTCAAAAATGACTTGATGCGCATGTAGACATTTATCAGAATAATTACTAAGGCCTGGCAGTTCCTTTGTAGTTCAATGTAGATTATTTCTGTGAAAATAATGGTTaaaatgtttctgcaccagttGTTTTCCCACAATATGCACAGTGTGCCTTTTGTATTAATGTTATTTGGCATTAATACAACTCTTGTTCTTGAAAGTTAAGTACTGGGTAGTACTTGATAATTGTATGTGTATTTTAGTTGTAAATGGTACATGTTAAGTTTCAGGCAGGTTCATAAATTTGTAATTTTAGAGGTGCTATTTTAATCTGGTGTTCAGGTTTTAGCCTAGTGCATCTCTGAATTGTTTTATGCTTCTgtcttaaattaacactgcagtgTTAAATAGAAGAGGGCAAGAATTCAGTGTAACTCACTGTAACTTAAACTTTACTTTGTTTGTACTCAAAATATTTGAGGCAATGAGTTGCCACAAAAATTTTAAGTTTTGAAACATGCGATTTTGAGTCTTGTGTGTGAAAGCTTTTGAGTTACTTGTACTTGTAAAACAAATGACAAAGACTAATAAATATTGAGTTGATGCTACTTAAAAATGGTTCTTTgtgtacttatttttttttgtaatgttaaCTTAATACCATGAGAAAGGTTAAGAGAAATTTTAAGTCACTATAACTGAAAATATTTAAGTTGATTTAATAACTAGTTTTAATTTAActgtaattaaaatgtttatgtaGCATATAATCCAAATATTTAacctttttgaaatattttttttaagttcatGAACTTAAAAACATTGAGGCAACGAGTTACATCAATTTTTTTAAGTTCTGCTTACTAATTTGGTTTTAcagtgtactgctttggagccttttgatattaaggtgaataacacaggtgaaaaattaaggtgaaaaaagagacagatgcattgacagcagtcgtggccacactttggactgggagtgtaagagcaaaggaaactgaatccactatgttctgtcctgtaaatttttattaaacaccacatgacacacatacgagtcctgttttaactttcagggctgatggtctgcagcctggcttgtgttctacagtgcagcgcaggtgcagtcactgtgctgagcccggcgttatattaatgacgcagcctttcacactgaccagtgagaaataaccttgaaaatgactgtgctctttgtggttctccttttttcttaccaccaagcaagagactaaacatattttctacttatcagttatcagaaatcagaaatgtcatgcagtaatcagaggttagacagcaagaatgacttttgtatttttatcttttgtcaatcttttatccagcgactactaattctcatcggggtctggagagggtgggacctgtcccaggaagcacagagcacaggcctgcatgggatgccattccacacaagcaaaaacaattaagatggtcagatttgcctcactgtgtgattttgactgaaagatgaactaagcacagtcttgtgtgtataaaaatgcgtagattcatttaactttaacaatgagattcagcaacatgaccttatagtgttaatgatcggtatcttactggtattaactgaattatgcaaaattctacattattctatattattgcacccaaattgttcatactgactaaatgtaattactgacatcctggacatactgctttttaggtttgaatttaaaatgttagtagacaaattcatgctgtcaataacatctcacttgctcacccacttttagataaaaataccctttgtggtttttctagtgaagcagtgggcctgagctgaggacctgatggttgtgtggttttcgctcactgagaagagagacacaaacaccctgctctcagtcggtcagtcttcctgtaaaatgcagaggtgagactgctagtggaaaattactgactgcagcgtcaacaacacatataaacagcagcacaaacaaaatgttccacaaatgcaggacatctgtatgcttacagcacacatcagacacgctgaccctcagcactgagctcctccaggctctgtgctctccctcttctcttcaatttctacacaaatcactgctgctccagtgaagatcctgaattttgcaggtgatactactgtgtttgccatcataactgaaggtgatgagtctgcctacagactggaagtcgtacagctgaccatccagttctgaactcacattatcccaaatgtccacatgcttagactcctctcatcatcagggaggagcgtcccttggcactgtagagtagatggatgagagcaggctgataacaaggctgtcatcaattttatgtgacacctctcacccccccagcagactatggaggcccgtaagggcagctccttcagtaagagactcagacacccggcgtgtgacagaacggtaccgcaggtcattgggccccacagcagtcaggctttataatctgcactctgctcattgaacttttcccctgttcactgtcttctgatacagtttctatctgctgct containing:
- the LOC125730659 gene encoding uncharacterized protein LOC125730659 — encoded protein: MGNYRSKMRRAGCSEITVNAGKRSRMNPDNESSHSNIKRPKRAEVNFLPNFPQGENPSTLEQLRQKVVDEMKKAEKNLPLIKKMMQTTFALRRQTIVKTCPPVKELMELWPALKMESEVYAEFQRITNQNLPNTFYSELDRHLPRLMTLFRQKASRTGKTSDALTEILKIHDEQEVHDIHTKRVTVLHALPVYLREDVSEFFKTCTDTSDEPDLLDVSVALLTVVKDNDTGPVHFQPVKISVVIESEIVGNLPRFADAVLVMFGLIYALHLSYPRGLTNTFEFIQKILLGLDDGKLSPKLQSLKNDLMRM